One genomic region from Pigmentibacter ruber encodes:
- a CDS encoding RHS repeat-associated core domain-containing protein yields the protein MNKTKKQAQLIRLVKIIVAFLASTVYLIETTGIVYAQTKKISTAILLSVKSEKNTQFSSNKEDNNKNSKVKDVKLTDDQKDSLVSNAFNFKNLYGSSVDPRTGSYEFHAALGTLASADGNSPDFQLQAFYSQNSNSDFFGIGKGWNFNLTHFSSKSGKLTLGSGGTFKVNFDRLNQPYLLYYKLLNLRIERDPDINCLFKIYFKDGHIEVINKQGFISKIIYPRGDIFYFSYSNQNILTAINNGKNSINFNFNSGNFVITSFDTYGNKISSVINKTNNQLTSIQLPEIKNSGNKYSIGFKYSLDQTTNSNLLYSILYPTGLTESLVYANIPVPTGGPIQYLNVVKTWIKDPGFGQGALKTNFSYGTSNDKRNFLGFASGIPFQANVDNLYERGDNYFYTTREDNGVTSVTHIYNKYHLEVDKKIFSLKNNVLLQEEKKYYPETSGKSINDSDFPLNYELPIKTENIYFAKNVERHVVNTANYDNYGNEILSTNNYGITRKTLYCPLEGNEHCPQSNTGFVSNPEIVVTYPSQQNSIKQSSLNSVSPKVQIYTYKNLQPMNQEALGFFVLVKKESGFSNVQLTRNDKKIKDNSWNIFQTERIEYNENMADKNNYGLEKSVTDMASSSYLKSSLLSVRKDISYSFEDNVRTKIETIEPKNYLNNSVNLMQEKSIFSVYSGKLIETSSPAKTAIKQSFDEMGRITSEVVAPDTPFEKVKTYFYKVGKDENSVTIISPNGFTVKHYYDGLGREIKVESTNPENFSNSFNENLVNNFIIKYDNYGRVSEKDVFNSSSSGDEIVNKSFYQYDEMGRNIKTINPDGSSQVTIYNDAYSQNSSAKYSYSLSSENQKLYTSVSVLDNSGNLIESDILDVNNSQVISKSTKEYDSFSREFRNIDVNGNAYEINYDDVGNPFLVQNPNKNKQYRLYDMLGNVVETGIINANGEKKCLGKREFNSFGKLLWEVDANNNLTSYNYNNAGNLVTVKKANGFVLHFEYDTLGINIVKKWVENDTNNVYSTYYQYDAKTNLLTSIQDLTGTTFYTYYLNKKLAMVSHNKDSSVPGFQTPAYSLNYKYDRLGQLISFQDANGNITIYNRDIYGKLTTVLFNSTPVANYLYDNFGRLVETQIFNKTGNSLLASNFYKYNFYNQLIEQENKLNFNQTSNEQIYSFVKYNYVYYNNGLLKNRLQTDANNNQTSENYSYDDSRNLKEYQCDGINCPFTYNKKQIKKETYNFDAYNNISSVSIVYLNTQKELQTNITTYYYDSINATKLLSYTNSNSEFGNSKLITYDKENHVTSDDQGNKYTYDPFGNMISINFSSGEFVKYGYDGNGLQVWKQAFNENPIYYIYSNGNVINEKQGDLTASYIIGLNTIAKILADSNLLYYSYDQSLNVVATFTENSASVAVINDQYFYSPYGVETSLSSLANLNNKKINVHKQSAIDQKAIGFDGQRTDSTSGYQFLGNGYRAYNPMLKRFMAYDSVSPFDKGGINGFIFASNNPIFYQDPSGHNSQLLGWLIGGLIGFATGILTGGFGEGAGAVVASLIANSIASAGASIVTDVVNGEKINWKSVAIGVGIGLAADGLGYGLGRAGAKILAEAPKDKIEFAPNMLGYTEKSAASLQQMTKKFESEQGLEHYFYSDIQAAEGISPIRAQEAKYGCQSQYLTGGEFDPRMGYTEQEFNQLNSGQMEDLFALRGINWNTSYIAKNDYIQKTPMHLLQNIPDFIVSPEFTRQEFQKYFNHEPDIQAFALFMKDFNKRLNNVTEN from the coding sequence ATGAATAAAACAAAGAAACAAGCTCAATTAATTAGATTGGTAAAAATTATTGTAGCTTTTTTGGCTTCAACTGTCTATCTCATAGAAACGACGGGAATTGTATACGCACAAACTAAGAAAATTTCAACTGCTATATTGTTATCTGTTAAAAGTGAAAAAAACACTCAGTTTTCTAGTAATAAAGAAGATAATAATAAAAATAGTAAAGTTAAGGATGTTAAATTAACTGATGATCAAAAAGATTCGCTTGTTTCAAATGCATTTAATTTTAAAAATCTTTATGGATCATCTGTAGATCCTAGAACTGGTAGCTATGAATTTCATGCTGCATTAGGAACGCTTGCTTCAGCTGATGGAAATTCTCCAGATTTTCAACTACAAGCTTTCTATAGTCAAAATTCAAACTCTGATTTCTTTGGAATTGGGAAAGGTTGGAATTTTAATTTAACACACTTCTCATCCAAAAGCGGAAAACTTACTTTAGGCTCAGGTGGGACTTTTAAAGTAAATTTTGATAGATTAAATCAACCTTACTTACTATACTATAAATTATTAAATTTAAGAATTGAAAGAGATCCTGATATAAATTGTTTATTTAAAATTTATTTTAAAGATGGTCATATAGAAGTTATAAATAAACAAGGTTTTATTAGCAAAATAATATATCCTAGAGGAGATATTTTTTATTTCTCTTATTCAAATCAAAATATACTAACAGCAATCAATAATGGAAAAAATTCTATAAATTTTAATTTTAATTCTGGCAATTTTGTTATAACTAGTTTTGATACCTATGGAAATAAAATAAGTTCAGTAATTAATAAAACAAATAATCAGTTAACTTCAATTCAATTACCTGAAATTAAAAACTCGGGAAATAAATATAGTATTGGCTTTAAGTATTCCCTAGATCAAACAACTAATAGCAATCTTTTATATTCTATTTTGTATCCTACCGGTTTAACTGAATCTTTAGTTTATGCAAATATCCCTGTTCCTACAGGAGGGCCAATTCAATATTTAAATGTGGTTAAGACTTGGATTAAGGATCCTGGTTTTGGACAAGGTGCATTGAAAACCAATTTTTCTTATGGAACTTCAAACGACAAAAGAAACTTCTTGGGATTTGCATCAGGAATACCTTTTCAAGCAAATGTTGATAATTTGTATGAACGAGGAGATAATTATTTTTATACAACACGTGAAGATAATGGAGTTACATCAGTAACACACATTTATAATAAATATCATTTAGAAGTAGATAAAAAGATATTTAGTTTAAAAAATAATGTTCTTTTACAAGAAGAAAAAAAATACTACCCTGAAACTTCTGGCAAATCTATTAATGATTCAGATTTTCCTTTAAATTACGAATTACCAATTAAAACAGAAAATATTTATTTTGCTAAAAATGTAGAAAGACATGTTGTTAATACAGCAAATTATGACAACTATGGAAATGAAATACTAAGCACAAATAATTATGGAATTACTAGAAAAACTTTGTATTGTCCATTAGAAGGTAACGAACATTGCCCACAAAGTAATACTGGTTTTGTTAGTAATCCTGAAATAGTTGTAACATATCCAAGTCAACAAAATTCTATAAAGCAAAGCTCTTTGAATTCAGTAAGTCCAAAAGTACAAATTTATACATACAAAAATTTACAACCAATGAATCAAGAAGCTTTAGGATTTTTTGTCTTAGTAAAAAAAGAAAGCGGTTTTTCTAATGTCCAACTAACAAGAAATGATAAAAAGATAAAAGACAATTCTTGGAATATTTTTCAAACAGAAAGGATTGAATATAACGAAAATATGGCAGATAAAAATAATTATGGACTAGAAAAGTCGGTCACAGATATGGCTAGTTCATCTTATTTAAAATCATCATTATTATCAGTTAGAAAAGATATCAGTTATAGTTTTGAAGATAATGTAAGAACTAAGATAGAAACAATTGAACCTAAAAATTATCTAAATAATTCAGTAAATTTAATGCAAGAAAAATCTATTTTCAGTGTATATAGTGGGAAGTTAATTGAAACATCTAGTCCAGCTAAAACGGCTATTAAACAATCTTTTGACGAAATGGGCAGAATTACTTCAGAGGTAGTAGCTCCTGATACTCCTTTTGAGAAAGTGAAAACTTATTTCTATAAAGTAGGAAAAGATGAAAATTCTGTTACTATTATTTCACCTAACGGATTTACTGTAAAGCACTATTATGATGGTTTAGGACGAGAAATTAAAGTTGAATCAACAAATCCTGAGAATTTTTCTAACTCATTTAATGAAAATTTAGTCAATAATTTTATTATAAAATATGATAATTATGGAAGAGTTTCTGAAAAAGATGTTTTTAACTCTTCTTCTAGTGGAGATGAAATAGTCAATAAATCTTTTTATCAATACGATGAAATGGGAAGAAATATAAAAACAATAAATCCAGATGGAAGTAGTCAAGTAACAATATATAACGATGCTTATAGCCAAAACAGTTCAGCAAAATATTCTTATTCATTAAGCTCTGAAAATCAAAAGTTATATACTTCTGTTTCTGTTTTAGATAATTCAGGGAATTTAATTGAGTCAGATATTTTAGATGTAAATAATTCACAAGTAATTTCAAAAAGTACAAAAGAATATGATTCTTTTTCTCGTGAGTTTAGAAATATTGATGTAAATGGAAATGCTTACGAAATAAATTATGACGATGTCGGAAATCCATTCTTGGTGCAAAATCCAAATAAAAATAAGCAATATAGACTTTATGATATGCTTGGAAATGTTGTTGAAACAGGAATTATAAATGCAAATGGTGAAAAGAAATGTTTAGGAAAGAGAGAATTTAATTCATTTGGCAAATTGCTTTGGGAAGTCGATGCAAACAATAACTTAACAAGTTATAATTATAATAATGCTGGAAATTTAGTTACTGTAAAAAAAGCAAATGGTTTTGTCCTACATTTTGAATATGATACTCTAGGTATTAATATTGTCAAAAAATGGGTTGAAAATGATACAAATAATGTATATTCTACTTATTATCAATACGATGCAAAAACAAATTTACTTACAAGTATTCAAGATTTAACTGGAACAACTTTCTATACATATTATTTAAATAAAAAATTAGCAATGGTATCTCATAATAAAGATTCTTCTGTGCCAGGGTTCCAAACCCCTGCTTATTCATTAAATTATAAATATGATAGATTAGGGCAGTTGATATCGTTTCAAGATGCAAATGGAAATATAACTATTTATAATAGAGATATATATGGAAAATTGACAACTGTTTTATTTAACTCAACTCCTGTTGCAAACTATTTATATGATAATTTTGGAAGATTAGTTGAAACCCAAATTTTTAATAAAACAGGAAATAGTCTTCTTGCATCTAATTTCTATAAATATAATTTTTATAATCAACTCATTGAACAAGAAAATAAATTAAATTTTAATCAGACAAGTAATGAACAAATTTATTCATTTGTTAAATATAATTATGTTTACTACAATAATGGACTTCTTAAAAATAGATTACAAACTGATGCAAATAATAATCAAACATCTGAAAATTACAGCTATGATGATTCAAGAAATTTGAAAGAATATCAATGTGATGGTATAAATTGCCCATTTACATACAATAAAAAACAAATTAAAAAAGAAACTTATAATTTTGATGCTTACAACAATATTTCTTCTGTATCTATAGTTTATTTAAATACACAAAAAGAGTTACAAACAAATATCACAACTTATTATTATGATTCAATTAATGCTACAAAACTTTTGAGTTATACAAATTCAAACAGTGAATTTGGAAATAGTAAATTAATTACTTATGATAAAGAAAATCACGTTACTTCAGATGATCAAGGTAATAAATATACATATGATCCTTTTGGAAATATGATTAGTATTAATTTTTCTTCAGGCGAATTTGTCAAATACGGATACGATGGAAATGGATTGCAAGTTTGGAAACAAGCATTTAATGAAAATCCAATTTACTATATCTATAGTAATGGAAACGTTATCAATGAAAAACAAGGTGATTTAACTGCAAGTTATATAATAGGTTTAAATACTATAGCGAAAATATTAGCTGATTCTAATCTCCTATATTATTCATATGATCAGTCGTTAAACGTGGTTGCCACTTTTACTGAAAATAGTGCTTCTGTAGCTGTCATAAATGATCAATATTTTTATTCGCCTTACGGAGTTGAAACTTCGTTAAGTTCGTTGGCTAATTTAAATAATAAAAAAATTAATGTGCATAAGCAGTCCGCAATAGATCAAAAAGCAATTGGTTTTGACGGACAACGTACAGACAGTACATCAGGTTATCAATTTCTTGGAAATGGATATCGAGCATATAATCCTATGTTAAAGCGTTTTATGGCTTATGATTCAGTATCTCCTTTTGATAAAGGAGGAATAAATGGATTTATTTTTGCATCAAATAACCCTATATTTTATCAAGATCCAAGTGGACACAATTCGCAATTACTTGGGTGGTTAATTGGAGGATTGATTGGCTTTGCGACAGGTATTTTAACTGGTGGGTTTGGTGAAGGAGCTGGTGCGGTTGTAGCAAGCCTTATTGCAAATTCTATTGCATCTGCTGGTGCATCGATTGTTACTGATGTTGTAAATGGTGAAAAAATTAATTGGAAAAGTGTTGCAATAGGTGTTGGTATCGGTTTAGCAGCTGATGGTTTAGGATACGGTTTAGGTAGAGCTGGTGCAAAAATATTAGCAGAAGCTCCTAAAGATAAAATAGAATTTGCTCCAAATATGTTGGGTTATACAGAGAAAAGTGCGGCATCTTTACAACAGATGACTAAAAAATTTGAATCAGAGCAAGGATTAGAACATTATTTCTATTCAGATATTCAAGCTGCTGAAGGTATTAGTCCCATTAGAGCTCAAGAAGCAAAATATGGTTGTCAATCGCAGTATTTAACTGGTGGAGAATTTGATCCGCGAATGGGTTATACAGAGCAAGAATTTAATCAATTAAATTCTGGTCAGATGGAAGATTTATTTGCATTGCGCGGAATAAACTGGAATACTTCGTATATTGCTAAAAATGATTATATTCAAAAAACACCCATGCATTTACTGCAAAATATTCCTGATTTTATTGTTTCTCCTGAATTTACCAGGCAAGAATTTCAAAAATACTTTAATCATGAACCTGATATCCAAGCGTTTGCGCTATTTATGAAGGATTTTAATAAAAGATTAAATAACGTAACAGAAAATTAA
- the tatC gene encoding twin-arginine translocase subunit TatC: MSRMGFKPFHYLSSIFNSGLQRKAKREAFIKGQEDEQMSLFDHIKDLRRHAFRAVMWLCLFSTIAFIFMEPLIVFLKKPYDTVLVSLKEQGITQNLSSISIFEVITVNFKICFLLGFVFSLPFMLYEIWKFISPALYLQEKKIAKLSVFASILLFYLGISFGFFLIIPYFFSNALGWASQYAQVMITYENYFNTLITMLLIFGAVFEVPVILSLLGLAGILPAKVLIQNRRIAFLTCFIIGAILSPPDVISLCLVSIPMYLMVEISIFIIKKIEKNRSENFAEES; the protein is encoded by the coding sequence ATGAGCAGAATGGGTTTTAAACCATTTCACTATCTGTCATCAATTTTTAATTCTGGCTTACAAAGAAAAGCAAAACGAGAGGCTTTTATAAAAGGCCAAGAAGATGAACAAATGTCATTATTTGATCATATAAAAGATTTAAGACGGCATGCTTTTCGAGCAGTGATGTGGCTTTGCCTATTTTCCACTATAGCTTTTATTTTTATGGAACCATTGATTGTTTTTTTAAAAAAACCTTATGACACAGTCCTTGTTTCATTAAAGGAACAGGGAATTACGCAAAATTTATCTTCAATAAGTATTTTCGAAGTGATCACAGTAAATTTTAAAATCTGTTTTTTACTTGGCTTTGTTTTTAGTTTACCATTTATGCTTTATGAAATTTGGAAATTTATTTCCCCTGCCTTATATTTACAAGAAAAAAAGATTGCAAAACTATCCGTATTTGCAAGTATTCTTCTTTTTTATTTAGGTATATCGTTTGGTTTTTTTCTTATCATCCCATATTTCTTTTCCAACGCATTAGGATGGGCTAGTCAATACGCGCAAGTCATGATCACGTACGAAAATTATTTTAACACTTTAATTACAATGCTATTAATTTTTGGTGCGGTGTTTGAAGTTCCAGTCATTTTATCTCTACTAGGATTAGCTGGAATTTTACCAGCAAAAGTACTAATACAAAATAGAAGAATTGCATTTTTAACTTGTTTTATAATTGGAGCTATTTTATCTCCACCAGATGTTATCAGCCTTTGTCTAGTTTCTATACCTATGTATTTAATGGTAGAAATTTCAATATTTATAATTAAAAAAATAGAAAAAAACCGAAGCGAAAACTTTGCCGAAGAATCTTAA
- the polA gene encoding DNA polymerase I: protein MELNTQRLFIIDGMSLLFRSFYAMGSRLTAPDGTPIGAVYGFLKVMIKIFREQNPTHFAVCWDLKEKTFRHEVFPLYKANRGETPPEIIPQIKIIQKLLQDLDIPTFALPGFEADDLAGTLAKFFEHYGTVYLVTSDKDYMQVVNENIQMFSLKKGDEYDIITPEKVTDYFGVPPEKVIEVLALTGDTVDNIPGAKGIGDKTAAKLIAEFGSVENLLKNIDSIQNKRAKSALEAGKDAVILSKYLVTIKTDIPLNVSELSLRYTFTELKNHKETRQLLESLRMITLLKSIYGDKPQSIETIKSKENNEEKKSEIKKTKNQKITSKHIETIPWEKENYKLVLTKQELADIFAQISDPNTKVVAIDTETTGLDIIEDVPIGVSISFEPGQAYYIPAHEEHLLGGTLLSAEKDLPTYSKKEVWQGLNSALNKRKALLVAHNLKFDMHMLKNVGVECGENINCCTMVAAWLTNPAEGGFSLDFLTLKHFNYQKIPTSALIGKETGRSSMLAVPLSELATYACEDVDATIRLWYYYDQRLQQQLDLQKLFYDLEMPILSLLCEMERTGVHINSEYLGGLTAEVQTTLLKLESDIYQTVGETFKISSPKQLGDILFEKLKIHEQLGYKGKLARTTQGYKTDASVLEQFEEHPVVEKVQQYRELSKLLSTYILVLPKLVKSSTGRVHTHFNQIGTATGRLSSSDPNLQNIPVKTDWGKKVRAAFNASKGNYHIISADYSQIELRVLAHISQDKNMLAAFNSGADIHRQTAAQILGKVAEEVTNAERNSAKAINFGIIYGMGPQRLAKQQKITLAEAKSFIEKYFTNFSGVKKYLDDQRASAHAHAMVKTYFGRVRPIPAMLSNNPIEAKLAENMAINSPIQGTAADIMKLGMLAVSKNLKSANLKTKVVIQVHDELVLDGPVEEFSQVKKIVELAMEKAVNFSVPMLVEIGAGKNWLEAK, encoded by the coding sequence ATGGAATTAAATACACAGCGCCTATTTATCATTGATGGTATGTCGTTACTTTTTAGATCTTTTTATGCTATGGGTTCACGACTAACAGCTCCTGATGGGACACCAATTGGTGCTGTGTATGGTTTCCTAAAAGTCATGATTAAAATTTTTCGTGAGCAAAACCCTACACATTTTGCTGTTTGTTGGGACTTAAAAGAAAAAACATTTAGACACGAAGTTTTTCCATTATATAAGGCTAACCGTGGAGAAACTCCTCCAGAAATCATTCCACAAATCAAAATAATTCAAAAATTATTACAAGATTTAGATATTCCAACATTTGCTTTACCTGGGTTTGAAGCTGATGATTTAGCTGGAACATTAGCAAAATTTTTCGAACATTATGGCACTGTTTATCTTGTTACCTCTGATAAAGATTATATGCAGGTTGTTAATGAAAATATTCAAATGTTTTCCCTTAAAAAAGGGGATGAATACGACATAATAACACCTGAAAAAGTAACTGACTACTTTGGTGTTCCTCCTGAAAAAGTAATTGAAGTTCTTGCGCTCACTGGCGATACGGTTGATAATATTCCCGGTGCAAAAGGAATTGGTGACAAAACAGCAGCAAAACTAATTGCTGAGTTTGGATCGGTAGAAAATTTATTAAAAAACATAGACTCTATTCAAAATAAACGCGCTAAAAGCGCTTTAGAAGCTGGAAAAGATGCGGTTATTCTGTCAAAATATCTTGTTACTATAAAAACAGATATTCCTCTTAATGTTTCTGAGTTATCATTACGCTACACATTTACAGAACTAAAGAATCATAAAGAAACAAGGCAATTGCTTGAATCACTCAGAATGATTACTCTGTTAAAATCTATTTATGGAGATAAACCACAATCCATAGAAACAATAAAGAGTAAAGAAAATAATGAAGAGAAAAAATCTGAAATTAAAAAAACAAAAAACCAAAAAATCACATCTAAACATATTGAAACTATTCCATGGGAAAAAGAAAATTATAAATTAGTTCTTACAAAACAAGAATTAGCTGATATTTTTGCACAAATTTCTGATCCTAATACAAAAGTAGTTGCTATTGATACCGAAACAACAGGACTTGATATTATTGAAGATGTTCCAATAGGGGTATCAATTAGTTTTGAACCAGGTCAAGCATATTATATACCTGCTCATGAAGAGCACTTATTAGGTGGAACACTACTTTCAGCAGAAAAAGATCTTCCTACTTATTCCAAAAAAGAAGTTTGGCAAGGATTGAATTCTGCCTTAAATAAAAGGAAAGCATTATTAGTAGCACACAATTTAAAATTTGATATGCACATGCTTAAAAATGTTGGTGTGGAATGTGGTGAAAATATAAATTGTTGCACTATGGTAGCTGCTTGGTTAACAAATCCTGCTGAAGGTGGTTTTAGTTTAGACTTTTTAACATTAAAACATTTTAATTATCAAAAAATTCCAACTTCTGCTTTAATTGGCAAAGAAACAGGTAGATCTTCAATGCTTGCTGTTCCTTTATCAGAATTAGCAACCTATGCTTGTGAAGATGTCGACGCCACTATTAGACTTTGGTATTATTATGATCAACGTTTACAACAGCAATTAGATTTGCAAAAACTTTTTTATGATTTAGAAATGCCTATTTTATCTCTGTTATGCGAAATGGAAAGAACTGGTGTTCATATTAACTCAGAATATCTAGGTGGTTTAACTGCAGAAGTACAAACAACTCTTCTAAAACTTGAATCAGATATTTATCAAACTGTTGGTGAGACTTTTAAAATATCTAGTCCTAAACAATTGGGAGATATTTTATTTGAAAAATTAAAAATTCATGAACAACTTGGTTACAAAGGAAAACTTGCACGTACAACACAAGGTTACAAAACTGATGCCAGTGTCTTAGAACAGTTTGAGGAACATCCTGTTGTAGAAAAAGTACAGCAATATAGAGAACTATCTAAACTACTTTCTACTTACATTCTAGTGTTACCTAAGTTGGTAAAATCATCTACAGGAAGGGTTCATACTCATTTCAATCAGATAGGAACAGCTACAGGGCGTTTATCTAGTTCAGATCCTAATTTACAAAATATCCCTGTAAAAACAGATTGGGGTAAAAAAGTCCGTGCTGCTTTTAATGCCTCTAAAGGTAATTATCATATTATCTCCGCAGATTATTCCCAAATAGAACTCAGAGTTTTAGCTCACATATCCCAAGATAAAAATATGCTTGCTGCTTTTAACTCTGGCGCAGATATCCACCGGCAAACTGCCGCACAAATACTTGGAAAAGTTGCAGAAGAAGTAACAAACGCAGAACGTAACAGTGCAAAAGCAATTAATTTTGGAATTATATATGGAATGGGACCTCAACGCTTAGCGAAGCAACAAAAAATAACTTTAGCCGAGGCAAAAAGTTTTATTGAAAAATATTTTACAAATTTTTCAGGAGTAAAAAAATATTTAGACGATCAAAGAGCTTCAGCACATGCCCATGCTATGGTTAAAACATATTTTGGCAGAGTACGTCCTATTCCCGCCATGCTTTCTAACAACCCTATAGAAGCAAAATTAGCAGAAAATATGGCTATCAATTCGCCTATTCAAGGAACTGCAGCAGACATAATGAAACTGGGCATGCTCGCAGTGAGTAAAAATTTAAAATCAGCAAATTTAAAAACAAAAGTAGTTATTCAAGTGCACGATGAACTGGTACTAGACGGACCAGTCGAAGAATTTAGTCAAGTCAAAAAAATTGTAGAACTCGCTATGGAAAAGGCAGTAAACTTTTCGGTGCCTATGCTTGTTGAAATTGGAGCAGGAAAAAACTGGTTGGAGGCAAAATAA
- the lysS gene encoding lysine--tRNA ligase: protein MSENIFELKKTKFLEQREKGNLADFYNKTHTVEEVSKLSEGTQNVSTAGRIVGMRTMGKIIFAHIYDFSGKVQICVRKTDDNPSVFDDFSANVSIGDFVGVEGEMFITKTGELTLRVGQWKLLNKCLRTLPEKYHGIEDIETRYRQRYLDIIMNAESRDVFKKRFEIVKSLRRYLEDNGYLEVETPILQTTPSGALARPFYTHHNALDIECVMRIACETYLKRCIGAGMDKVFEFARSFRNEGISATHLQDFTMLEFYASYWNSDKMRKFVEGMMRDLIHKIFGTVKVTLSGNEIDFSGDWPVYEYAELVFKDCGIDIKKFNTKETLKKEIKAKNIRLDDDIETLGWANMVDSLYKKVSRPKLIQPCFLVKYPVEMAPLARRNAKEPQYVDFFQFLVNGVELVKAYSELVDPIDQRERFEEQMQAREHGDDEAMPIDEEFLTAMEHGFPPIAGVGIGIDRLTMILCGCDNIKDTILFPLLRPQHHTTEENIEKN, encoded by the coding sequence ATGTCAGAGAATATCTTTGAATTAAAAAAAACCAAATTCTTAGAACAGCGCGAAAAAGGGAATTTAGCTGATTTTTATAACAAAACTCATACTGTAGAGGAAGTTAGCAAACTATCTGAAGGCACACAAAATGTAAGTACCGCTGGACGTATCGTTGGAATGCGGACAATGGGTAAAATAATATTTGCACATATCTATGATTTTTCAGGAAAAGTACAAATTTGTGTGCGTAAAACTGATGACAACCCAAGTGTTTTTGATGATTTTTCTGCAAATGTTTCTATCGGAGACTTTGTCGGTGTTGAAGGAGAGATGTTCATCACAAAAACTGGAGAACTCACATTAAGAGTTGGTCAATGGAAATTACTAAATAAATGTCTAAGAACTTTACCTGAAAAGTATCATGGGATTGAAGACATAGAAACTCGCTATAGACAAAGATATCTTGACATTATTATGAACGCCGAATCTAGAGATGTTTTTAAAAAACGCTTTGAAATAGTAAAATCCTTGCGCAGATATTTGGAAGATAATGGTTATTTAGAAGTTGAAACTCCTATTTTACAAACAACTCCTTCAGGAGCTTTAGCTCGTCCATTTTATACACATCATAATGCTTTAGATATTGAATGCGTTATGCGAATAGCATGCGAAACATATTTAAAACGCTGTATCGGCGCTGGTATGGATAAAGTGTTTGAATTTGCAAGAAGCTTCCGCAACGAAGGTATTTCCGCAACACACCTTCAAGATTTTACCATGCTTGAATTTTACGCATCTTACTGGAATTCAGATAAAATGCGCAAATTTGTTGAAGGCATGATGCGTGACTTAATTCATAAAATTTTCGGAACAGTTAAAGTAACACTCAGTGGAAATGAAATTGATTTTTCTGGTGATTGGCCCGTATACGAATATGCTGAACTTGTTTTTAAAGATTGTGGTATAGATATTAAAAAATTTAATACTAAAGAAACATTAAAAAAAGAAATTAAAGCTAAAAATATCCGTTTAGATGATGATATTGAAACATTAGGTTGGGCAAATATGGTTGACTCCTTATACAAGAAAGTATCCCGCCCTAAATTAATTCAGCCTTGCTTCTTAGTTAAGTATCCTGTTGAAATGGCTCCACTTGCTAGAAGAAATGCAAAAGAGCCTCAATACGTTGATTTCTTCCAATTTCTTGTCAATGGAGTTGAACTTGTAAAAGCTTATTCTGAATTAGTAGATCCAATTGATCAACGTGAACGTTTTGAAGAACAAATGCAAGCTCGTGAACATGGTGACGATGAAGCTATGCCAATTGATGAAGAATTCTTAACCGCTATGGAACACGGATTTCCACCTATAGCAGGCGTAGGTATAGGTATAGATAGATTAACTATGATTTTATGCGGATGTGACAATATTAAAGATACTATTCTCTTTCCATTGTTAAGACCTCAACACCACACAACTGAAGAAAATATTGAAAAAAATTAG